A genomic stretch from Aedes albopictus strain Foshan chromosome 2, AalbF5, whole genome shotgun sequence includes:
- the LOC134287001 gene encoding reticulocalbin-2: protein MLKAGGFLMLLIGVLVVGSQAATTHKHTHQTSGGAKERMEDGSYAPRDAHHMEGDEHHSEFDHEAILGSVKEAEEFDTLTPEESKRRLALLVLKMDLNSDGYIDRHELKAWILRSFKSLLEEEAADRFEDIDQNNDEVITWEEYYADTYGMENEDEDAEKMELDPNKEEERKLMADDREMFEAADSNKDGKLDMNEFVQFMSPEEFPQMFAVVLKQTLRSKDTNLDGKIDFQEYAAEHSRDHDKEWLITEKDRFDNDFDKDGDGYLNGNEILSWILPSNDEVAEDEVAHLFASADEDHDDRLSYEEIIDKYDIFVGSEATDYGDHLHNMHHFDDEL from the exons ATGCTAAAAGCCGGTGGCTTCCTGATGCTTCTAATAGGGGTGTTAGTTGTTGGTTCCCAAGCTGCAACTACACACAAGCACACCCATCAAACATCGGGCGGGGCGAAGGAACGCATGGAGGATGGAAGCTATGCACCGCGGGATGCACATCATATGGAAGGGGATGAACATCATTCCGAGTTTGACCACGAAGCCATTTTGGGTAGCGTGAAGGAAGCGGAAGAATTCGATACGTTAACACCGGAGGAATCGAAACGACGATTGGCACTATTGGTGCTTAAAATGGATCTCAACTCAGATGGATACATAGATCGGCATGAGTTGAAGGCGTGGATTCTGAGATCATTCAAAAGTTTGCTGGAAGAAGAGGCTGCCGATCGGTTTGAGGACATCGACCAGAATAATGACGAAGTGATTACCTGGGAGGAGTACTATGCAGATACGTATGGCATGGAAAACGAAGATGAAGACGCCGAAAAGATGGAATTGGATCCTAACAAGGAGGAGGAACGCAAATTGATGGCCGATGACAGAGAGATGTTCGAGGCGGCTGATAGCAATAAAGATGGAAAGCTGGATATGAACGAGTTTGTGCAGTTTatgtctccggaggaattcccgcaaatgTTTGCCGTTGTTCTGAAGCAGACTTTGCGAAGCAAGGACACCAACCTGGATGGCAAAATTGATTTCCAAGAGTATGCGGCCGAGCATTCTAGGGATCACGACAAAGAGTGGTTGATAACCGAAAAGGATCGGTTTGATAATGACTTCGATAAGGACGGAGACGGATACTTGAATGGTAACGAGATTTTGTCTTGGATTCTTCCTAGCAACGA TGAGGTAGCAGAGGACGAAGTGGCCCatctgtttgcatcggctgatgaGGATCATGACGATCGCTTGTCTTATGAGGAAATCATCGATAAGTATGATATCTTCGTGGGAAGCGAAGCGACGGATTATGGTGACCATTTGCATAATATGCATCATTTCGATGACGAATTGTAA